A single window of Eisenibacter elegans DSM 3317 DNA harbors:
- a CDS encoding helix-turn-helix domain-containing protein, translating into MMKYKILGNTGLKVSTLCLGTMNFGGKGFFGYMGTLDQKELHTFLGLSSPLNPLITIIDHAQMKILHQTQKLLFEFYNATIKKNFKGVLKYGKTNYDFDEGTMSFLAPGQIISIDKEEMNKSVGWSLIFHPDLIRQYPLSKTIKNYGFFSYAANEALHLSEEEEKTIETLVQNIQKEISSRIDNFSQDVIVSNIELLLSYCNRFYNRQFITRKMASNDLLINFESILGHHFANNSDLTLPTVEKLASELSVSSAYLSDMLRNITGRNTQQHIHEKLIEKAKEILTTTGLTVSEIAYQLGFEYPQSFSKLFKNKTGLTPLEFRASFS; encoded by the coding sequence ATGATGAAGTACAAAATCTTAGGAAACACAGGCTTGAAAGTTTCAACGCTTTGCTTGGGTACAATGAACTTTGGCGGAAAAGGGTTTTTCGGCTATATGGGAACGCTCGACCAAAAGGAGCTACACACATTTCTTGGCTTGTCGAGCCCTTTGAATCCTTTGATTACCATCATTGACCACGCACAAATGAAAATCTTGCATCAAACTCAAAAATTACTATTTGAGTTTTACAATGCGACCATCAAAAAGAACTTCAAAGGGGTACTGAAATACGGGAAAACAAATTATGATTTTGACGAAGGAACGATGTCTTTTCTTGCCCCCGGCCAAATTATCAGCATAGACAAGGAGGAGATGAACAAAAGTGTAGGTTGGTCGCTCATATTTCATCCCGACTTGATTCGGCAATATCCATTGAGTAAGACAATCAAAAATTATGGCTTCTTTTCGTATGCAGCAAACGAAGCGCTGCATCTTTCGGAGGAAGAAGAAAAAACAATAGAAACGTTGGTACAAAACATCCAAAAAGAAATCAGTTCAAGAATAGATAATTTCAGCCAAGATGTCATTGTATCGAATATCGAGTTGCTCCTGAGTTATTGCAATCGCTTTTATAACAGGCAGTTTATCACTCGGAAAATGGCAAGCAATGACCTGCTCATAAATTTTGAAAGCATCTTGGGGCATCATTTTGCCAATAATTCAGATTTGACATTGCCAACTGTCGAAAAATTAGCCAGCGAGCTGAGTGTTTCGTCTGCTTATTTAAGTGATATGTTGCGCAATATTACAGGAAGAAACACCCAACAGCATATCCACGAAAAACTGATTGAAAAAGCCAAAGAGATTTTAACTACTACGGGTTTGACTGTCAGCGAAATAGCCTACCAATTAGGCTTTGAATACCCACAGTCTTTTAGCAAGTTATTTAAAAACAAAACCGGCCTGACACCATTGGAGTTTCGGGCTTCGTTTAGTTAA